ATACTGTCGTTGGGGAACGTGGTGTGAAATTATCTGGCGGGCAAAGACAGCGTGTAGCAATCGCACGGGTTTTTCTGAAGAATCCATCTTTACTTATATTAGATGAAGCAACTTCCGCTTTAGATTTAGAGAATGAACGATATATTCAAGAGGCGCTGCAAACGTTAGCTGCAGATCGGACAACAATTATCATTGCACACCGATTAGCGACGATTACGCATGTCGATACAATTATTTATGTTGAAGATGGTGAAATAAAAGAAAAGGGTTCTCATGAAGAGTTAATGAAAAAGAGGGGGTTTTATTACAATCTATATCAACTTCAGCATATAACAGAAACAGCTCCTTTAGTGTAAAAGGAGCTGCTTTTTATTCGTCTTCTTTTTTATCTTCGATTTGGAGTTCACTCTCTGGTTTATGGTATGTGTAGAAGCTATCCACAAGTAAATCTAAATGCTCTACTTCCTCACTGTAGTTAATAATTGAAGAAATAAGAGGGAAGAGATGTAACCATATTTTATATGCTTCCTCATCGTCCTTATTTTGATAATCCATAAAGATATCAATCAATTCTTGTTTACCTGTTTCAACTTCATCAAGCATTTCAACAGATTGTTGTTTCTTTGCTTTACCAATAAATTTTAATAACACTTGTTCGTGATAATGCGTTAATGAATCAAGTTCGTTTTGAATAGATTCCTGAAACTCTTCTGGCATATAGCGCAGTTCATTTTCAGTGCGATGCAATGACTTTAACGTGCTTAAAGCGCGGCTTGTTGTCGCTAGCATTTGTCTGAATAAAACGAGCTTACGAATTTTCGCGAATTGTATTTTTTTCGTATAGCTTCTTTCTTCTTTATACAGCAAATAGTAATGATTTAGTTTAATCATTTTTTCTTTCATGCGATCAATATCGGTTTTTAGCGTTGTAAAATCAGAAGCTTGCCTACTGTTCATACGAATCCATTTAACAATTTCCTCTGTATTATCAACGATACGATGGTAAAGTTTTGTTTCATATTTTGGCGGCATAAATACTAAATTTACAAGTGAAGCCGCAATAATTCCAATCATAATCGTCGCGAATCGAAGTAAGGCAAAATTAAAGAAATCTTCGCCTTGATACTCCATAATGGCGATAACTGTTACTAAAGCGATTGATATTGTTTTTTCTAAGCGTAATTGTAAAGTAAGAGCAATTACTAATATACACGTTAATCCAATAATAAAAGGATTATGTCCAAAAGCAGTAGCAAATACGATAGCGAATACCGCACCAATTACGTTTGCTTGAATTTGCTCAAGAGCTGTTAAATACGAGCGGTATACAGACGGTTGGACAGCAAAGATAGCTGAGATTCCCGCAAATACTGGACTCGGTAATTGAAGTAAAATACAAGCAAATAAAGCTAATGTAATGGCAATACCCGTTTTTAAAATGCGAGCACCAAGTTTCATACCCTTATTGATATCCTTTCTCTTGTCATAATGAATGTACAACATGATACTATACATTCATTACAATATGTTAGCAAGTGATATTTTAGTGACATTCAAAAGAAATTAAGATTCATTTATACTTTTTCCTAATTCTTTTTAAACATCAATTTTTAGTGAAAAAACCTGCTGAATTTCAGCAGGTTTCAAATTGTTACTATAGATTACTATGAGAAGTGTACTTCGTCAATTTTTTCTTGAAAATGAAAATTAGGCATATCACTCTGTTGAGATAGACGGATCAGCCTGCTCTTTTTTCGGAATAATTTCAAAAAACTGATGCTGAATATCATCGAGTAACGGTGTTAACAAAGCGACTTCCTCGTATTGTTCATGCTCATTTAATACAAGAATGTAGTCTAATAATAATTCGTTCACATCTTGTAAACCATGTTTACTAATTGGCTGCAATGTTACATTTGCACCTTTAGCGATTCTTCTTTTTAAAGCGTGTTCTGTTAAACCTAAGTTTGGCTCATGACGTAAATAAACAACACCACCAGTCATGCCGGCACAAATCCATGGACCAGGGTCTCCTAAAACAAGAGCACGACCATTTGTCATATATTCAAAAGCAAATCCTTTTATATTAGAATATACTCCGATATTTCCTTGTTCTTTTTCGCGAAGTGGTTTTGTAATTCTGCCTCCAATTATCATATCTGCTCCAGAAAGGCGAATGCCAGCACGAGCATCAGCGTTACCTTGCACGTATAATGCACCTTTTTGAGCGCCGTATCCAAATCCTTTTCCGACAGAACCGTTATAATATGTTCCATCTTTTCCTTTTGCTTTCGTTATATAAATGCCACCGCCAAATGAAGTTTTTCCAATTCCATCTTGCGCGCCACCATTTACGTGTATAAATAAGTTCTCGCTATTATACGCGCCTAATCCGTTTCCAGGAACAGATCCGTTTGTATACTTTAATGTAAGTGGTTCAAGATGGGTGTTTTCATATAATTTGCTACGAATACGATAACAGGATTCTAGACCGCCCATTACGCGTTGCTCTACGCCGACGCTTACTAATTCTTTTGACTGGAGAGAATTTGTTGTTTCAAATTGTTTTTCTTGTACAGATGCCGTTATTTTCACGGATGAATCTTCTATCGTTTGTATTAAATTACGTAAGTCTAATAAGTCCTTGCCTCGAGTTTGTTCTAATAAATCCGATCGTCCGATAATATCTTGTAAGTTTGTGTAACCGAGCTGCCCTGTTAAACGTTTCAATTCTGTACCGAAAGTAGTGAATAGGCTTAATAGCCCTGTAACTGCGCTTTCTAATTCACGTGGAACGAAACGGCGCAGTCCATGTTCTTTCGCTTGAGCTTCAGATTCAATTTGTGTTGCAATTCCGACGTGGCACGTATCGAGATGACAACCACGGCAAGTTGTACAGCCAATTGCAATCATTGATAATGTGCCAAATCCGATCCGGTTTGCTCCAAGGAGCATGATTTTTAAGGCGTCATTGACACTTCGAATACCGCCATCTGCCCAAATTTCTACTTTATGTCTCATATGTGCTTCTAATAGAGCGTTATGTGCAGCTTTAACACCGATTTCTACAGGAAGACCTACATGTTGCAATGCGTGAATACGCGCAGCGCCTGTTCCGCCATCAAATCCACTAATGTTAATAAAGTCAGCGCCAGCTTTTGCGATACCGACAGCAATTGTTCCGATGTTAGGAACGACAGGAACTTTTACAGCTACTTTTGCAAGATGATTAGCCGTTTTAATTTCTGTAATCATTTGAGCCAAGTCTTCAATTGAATAAATATCATGGTTGTTAGAAGGTGAAATTAAATCTGAACCAATTGTAGCATTACGTGCTTCAGCAATTTTGGCAGTTACTTTTGAACCAGGCAAATGTCCACCTTCACCAGGCTTTGCTCCTTGACCGATTTTAATTTCAATTAAATTTGATGAATTTAGTAGTTCAGCGTTTACTCCAAACCGGCCAGATGCAACTTGTTGTCCGCGTGTATGTGGGTATTTACCAATCATATCTTTAATTTCGCCGCCTTCACCGTTCAAACTAATCATATTTAGCTGATTGGCAGCTTCTGCATATGCACGGAAGGCAATTTCATTTTGAGAACCGAATGACATAGAACTAATAATAAATGGTAAATCATGATTGTGAATGCCGATGGACACTTCTTCAGTCGGAATTACATGTTCTGTTTGTTTTGTTTGAATAAGGTGCCTGATTGCGATAGGGTTATTTTCTTCTAATTCACTTAACTTGTCGCGGTAATCATCATAAGAGTTTCCTTTTGCAACATCACCAATTGCTTTCCAAATCCGGGGGAATATATGAAATGATTTTCGCATTCTAACTTTTGGATTGTTATAATCATCAGCTCGAATTTTCGCATCTTCAGCAAGTGATTCAAGTGAAAAAGCTAAATCATTTGAACCGAAGAAGTTTGTAATTTGTAATATATTTGCAATTTCCTCATCTAATCCAATAGAGGAGAAGAGGCGACCGTAACCGCGTAATTCATGAATTCCAATCGTTGAAATTACTTTCTCTAGTCCTTTATTAAGTGCGGTATACAAATTAGTAATTGGTGCTTTTGTTCCATCATTTACCGTTGCGAACAATAAATATGGATTAATACCATCTGCCCCTAATCCGTATAGCGTGACGATATCGTGTAAGGAGCGAAGGGCGCCAGAACGTATAACGAGAGAGCATTTCCGGCGTAATTTATTTTCAGTTAATGTTTGATGTACTTTAGCAGTAACTAAATGTGGATCAATCCATAACAGTTCATTTTGATGAGATTTAGCGTCATCTAATAAAAGTAGGGAAGCCCCGTTTTTAACGGCTGTTATCGCCTCGGAACTAATTCGATTTAATGCGCTTTGTAAAGTTTCTGATGGGCTAAATGTAACAGGAATTGTAGAGACAGAGCTATGAGTGATGAATAGCTGTACAAGTTGTTCGTACGTAATCGTCTGTAAGTCTGCCGCGATAGATTGAGCTAAACTCCCTTCTAAAATAATTGGTGAGAGCATCTCAATTACAAATGGTTGTTTAGAGTTATCTAATAAACTCGGACGCTCTCCGAGTACAGTACGTGTGGAGAAGTGTTCGACTTCTCGATCACGATCGATTGCTGGATTGGTAACAACGGCTACACTTTCTTTAATGAAATCAGCAATATTTCGTCTATCTGTATCAAGTGCGGCAAGTGGTGAGTCATGCCCAAGTGACCGAATTGGTTCGACACCTTTTGTTGCCATCTGTTCAAGGAGCTGAATATGTTCTCGATCCCAGCCGAAAGCGACGTATTGCTTCGTTTCAACTTGAACAGAATCACATAATCCCTCAGTTTCTTTCGTTTCAGGGATAGATAAGTTTACATGATAGTTGGTAACATCGATTCGTTTCTTAAAACGGTTGTATACTTCAATTTGATAATTATCGTATTCATAGAGAACAAGCTCACCTTGTTCATTCCATTTTAATCCAACCTTTTCGCCAGGAGCGAGTGGTTTCGGCTCTGCTACATATTCGGCTGGTGATACAACTCCAGGTTCAGAAGAGAAAATATAGGAGCTCTCTGTCTCTACTTTCCAAACAGGGCGTAATCCAAGGGAATCGACACTGAAAACAGCTTCATCTTTATAACGTGAAATGATGCCAGCTGGACCTTGTGCGAAATGCCCCCAAGCCTCACGTATATAAGTGTATAAGTTTTGTAAGTTTGTTTCGTAAAGTTTTATTTCATTAATAATTGGTGGAAATAATATATCCATTGCTTCAAATAAACTGTAGTTATACTGAACGAGAAGGGTTTCTAAGGTACGGTTTAAATCTTGGGAATCACTACCCCCAGCAGTAAGTGGTACATTAATCATGTCAGCTTGATCGCGTAATTTTGCAATCGTGTTAATTTCACCATTATGCCCAAGAATACTAAATGGTTGTACACGAAAAAAATTAGATAAAGTATTAGTAGAATAGCGATTATGTCCTAGTGTCATAGTTGAAGCGATAAGTGGGTGTTGTAAATCATTGTAATAAGCAACGAGTGTATCACCAGCGCCGAGAACTTTATATACAACATGTTCATGACTTAATGAGGCAACATGAATTGCTTCATTTTCTTCGATTTTTATTGTTACAGAAAATAATGTTTGTTCAATATTTTTAACTTCACTTTCGGCGATAAGGGCAATTTGCCAAAATAAAGGTTCTTCTTGTTTACCAAGAGGACCGAGTGCATCTGAGTTTATTACATCATCATTTTCGAGAACAATTGTAAACTTTTCATTGTTTAGTTGCGTACGAATGTAATCTTTTAACTCAGCAATGTTTTCTTTTTTGTTTAGAAAAAAATGTCCAACGATAAAGTGGGGATGATCCACGATCGTTGGATTATATCCGCTACTTTTCAGTTTTTCATGCCAAAGTGCCTTTGGCATGTCGATATGAATTCCGATGCCATCTCCTTCGCCATTAATGAAACCAGCCCTATGATTCATTTTGACTAGTGATTGTATACAAAGGTCGATGTTTTCTTTTGTAGGAATTCTTCGTTTTTCCATAACGGAAACGATTCCACACGCATCATGTTCTGTATTTTTATAATTCCGAAATAAAGACGGTGTCCATTTATTTTTTTTATTGAGCATCCGTCAATCCCCCCTCTGGAAAATGATTTTTGAATAATCTTACTATTTAAGGCGTGAACTGCCTTGTATACAGGGATAGTAAGGATATAAAAGAATATAAAACAGATAATTATGAATAATTATACTATTAACGAGGGATTTATGAAATAGAAAAAAGGAAAAAAGAAAGATGGGCTTTCTTTTTTCCTTTTGAATGAAGAGATTATTTATTGTTCGCTAGGGTAGAAAATGCTCTGCCAACAGCTTCAATTGTATATTCAATATCTTCTTTTGTATGTTCTGTCGTTAAGAACCATGCTTCATATTTAGAAGGTGCTAAATTAATACCTTCTTGAAGCATCAATTTGAAGAATCTACCGAACATTTCACCATCTGTATTTTTGGCTGCATCGTAATCTTCAATTATATTTGTCGTGAAGTATACAGTTAATGCACCCTTTAGACGGTTTACTGTAATATCGATGTTATGTTTTGTAGCTTGTTCTAAAATTCCTTTTTCAAGCATTGCGCCAAGTGCATCTAATTTCTCGTATACGCCTTCTTGTTGAAGTACTTCTAGGCAGGCAATACCTGATGCCATAGAAGCAGGGTTCCCGGCCATTGTACCAGCTTGGTATGCAGGGCCGAGCGGTGCAACTTGTTCCATAATTTCTTTCTTACCACCGTAAGCACCAATTGGAAGGCCACCGCCGATAACTTTACCAAGTGCTGTTAGATCTGGGGTTACGCCAAGTAAGTCTTGAGCGCCGCCATACATAAAGCGGAAAGCAGTAATAACTTCATCATAAATTACTAGTGCACCAGCTTCGTGAACAAGTTCATTAACTTTTTCAAGGAAGCCAGGTTTTGGCTCTACAATACCGAAGTTTCCAACGA
This Bacillus mycoides DNA region includes the following protein-coding sequences:
- the hemL gene encoding glutamate-1-semialdehyde-2,1-aminomutase translates to MNFTKSEALHKEALEHIVGGVNSPSRSFKAVGGGSPVAMERGKGAYFWDVDGNKYIDYLAAYGPIITGHAHPHVTEAIKTAAENGVLYGTPTALEVKFAKMLKEAMPALDKVRFVNSGTESVMTTIRVARAYTGRTKIMKFAGCYHGHSDLVLVAAGSGPSTLGIPDSAGVPQSIAQEVITVPFNNVETLKEALDKWGHEVAAILVEPIVGNFGIVEPKPGFLEKVNELVHEAGALVIYDEVITAFRFMYGGAQDLLGVTPDLTALGKVIGGGLPIGAYGGKKEIMEQVAPLGPAYQAGTMAGNPASMASGIACLEVLQQEGVYEKLDALGAMLEKGILEQATKHNIDITVNRLKGALTVYFTTNIIEDYDAAKNTDGEMFGRFFKLMLQEGINLAPSKYEAWFLTTEHTKEDIEYTIEAVGRAFSTLANNK
- a CDS encoding glutamate synthase-related protein, giving the protein MLNKKNKWTPSLFRNYKNTEHDACGIVSVMEKRRIPTKENIDLCIQSLVKMNHRAGFINGEGDGIGIHIDMPKALWHEKLKSSGYNPTIVDHPHFIVGHFFLNKKENIAELKDYIRTQLNNEKFTIVLENDDVINSDALGPLGKQEEPLFWQIALIAESEVKNIEQTLFSVTIKIEENEAIHVASLSHEHVVYKVLGAGDTLVAYYNDLQHPLIASTMTLGHNRYSTNTLSNFFRVQPFSILGHNGEINTIAKLRDQADMINVPLTAGGSDSQDLNRTLETLLVQYNYSLFEAMDILFPPIINEIKLYETNLQNLYTYIREAWGHFAQGPAGIISRYKDEAVFSVDSLGLRPVWKVETESSYIFSSEPGVVSPAEYVAEPKPLAPGEKVGLKWNEQGELVLYEYDNYQIEVYNRFKKRIDVTNYHVNLSIPETKETEGLCDSVQVETKQYVAFGWDREHIQLLEQMATKGVEPIRSLGHDSPLAALDTDRRNIADFIKESVAVVTNPAIDRDREVEHFSTRTVLGERPSLLDNSKQPFVIEMLSPIILEGSLAQSIAADLQTITYEQLVQLFITHSSVSTIPVTFSPSETLQSALNRISSEAITAVKNGASLLLLDDAKSHQNELLWIDPHLVTAKVHQTLTENKLRRKCSLVIRSGALRSLHDIVTLYGLGADGINPYLLFATVNDGTKAPITNLYTALNKGLEKVISTIGIHELRGYGRLFSSIGLDEEIANILQITNFFGSNDLAFSLESLAEDAKIRADDYNNPKVRMRKSFHIFPRIWKAIGDVAKGNSYDDYRDKLSELEENNPIAIRHLIQTKQTEHVIPTEEVSIGIHNHDLPFIISSMSFGSQNEIAFRAYAEAANQLNMISLNGEGGEIKDMIGKYPHTRGQQVASGRFGVNAELLNSSNLIEIKIGQGAKPGEGGHLPGSKVTAKIAEARNATIGSDLISPSNNHDIYSIEDLAQMITEIKTANHLAKVAVKVPVVPNIGTIAVGIAKAGADFINISGFDGGTGAARIHALQHVGLPVEIGVKAAHNALLEAHMRHKVEIWADGGIRSVNDALKIMLLGANRIGFGTLSMIAIGCTTCRGCHLDTCHVGIATQIESEAQAKEHGLRRFVPRELESAVTGLLSLFTTFGTELKRLTGQLGYTNLQDIIGRSDLLEQTRGKDLLDLRNLIQTIEDSSVKITASVQEKQFETTNSLQSKELVSVGVEQRVMGGLESCYRIRSKLYENTHLEPLTLKYTNGSVPGNGLGAYNSENLFIHVNGGAQDGIGKTSFGGGIYITKAKGKDGTYYNGSVGKGFGYGAQKGALYVQGNADARAGIRLSGADMIIGGRITKPLREKEQGNIGVYSNIKGFAFEYMTNGRALVLGDPGPWICAGMTGGVVYLRHEPNLGLTEHALKRRIAKGANVTLQPISKHGLQDVNELLLDYILVLNEHEQYEEVALLTPLLDDIQHQFFEIIPKKEQADPSISTE
- a CDS encoding aromatic acid exporter family protein, whose translation is MKLGARILKTGIAITLALFACILLQLPSPVFAGISAIFAVQPSVYRSYLTALEQIQANVIGAVFAIVFATAFGHNPFIIGLTCILVIALTLQLRLEKTISIALVTVIAIMEYQGEDFFNFALLRFATIMIGIIAASLVNLVFMPPKYETKLYHRIVDNTEEIVKWIRMNSRQASDFTTLKTDIDRMKEKMIKLNHYYLLYKEERSYTKKIQFAKIRKLVLFRQMLATTSRALSTLKSLHRTENELRYMPEEFQESIQNELDSLTHYHEQVLLKFIGKAKKQQSVEMLDEVETGKQELIDIFMDYQNKDDEEAYKIWLHLFPLISSIINYSEEVEHLDLLVDSFYTYHKPESELQIEDKKEDE